A window from Sus scrofa isolate TJ Tabasco breed Duroc chromosome 2, Sscrofa11.1, whole genome shotgun sequence encodes these proteins:
- the SART1 gene encoding U4/U6.U5 tri-snRNP-associated protein 1 isoform X1: MGSSKKHRGEKEAAGTTAGASTGSATEQPPRHREHKKHKHRSSGGGSSGGERRKRSRERGSERGSGRRGAEAEARSSTHGRERSQTEPSERRVKREKRDEGYEAAASSKTSSGDASSLSIEETNKLRAKLGLKPLEVNAVKKEAGTKEEPVTADVINPMALRQREELREKLAAAKEKRLLNQKLGKIKTLGEDDPWLDDTAAWIERSRQLQKEKDLAEKRAKLLEEMDQEFGVSTLVEEEFEQRRQDLYSARDLQGLTVEHAIDAFREGETVILTLKDKGVLQEEEDVLVNVNLLDKERAEKNVELRKRKPDYSPYAENESVDDLAQQKPRSILSKYDEELEGERPQSFRLEQGGVADGLRERELEEIRAKLRLQAQSLSSVGPRLASEYLTPEEMVTFKKTKRRVKKIRKKEKEVVVRADDLLPLGDQTQDGDFGSRLRGRGRRRVPEADEEAQEEEEKEPVPLPPQSDDTRVENMDISDEEEGGAPRSGSPEVLEEDEAELELQKQLEKGRRLRQLQQLRDSGEKVVEIVKRLESRQRGWEEEEDPERKGAIVFNATSEFCRTLGEIPTYGLAGNREEQEELMDFERDEERSANGGSESDGEENIGWSTVNLDEEKQQQDFSASSTTILDEEPIVNRGLAAALLLCQNKGLLETTVQKVARVKAPNKSLPSAVYCIEDKMAIDDKYSRREEYRGFTQDFKEKDGYKPDVKIEYVDETGRKLTPKEAFRQLSHRFHGKGSGKMKTERRMKKLDEEALLKKMSSSDTPLGTVALLQEKQKAQKTPYIVLSGSGKSMNANTITK, translated from the exons ATGGGGTCGTCAAAGAAGCACCGCGGGGAGAAGGAGGCGGCCGGGACTACGGCAGGAGCGAGCACCGGGAGCGCCACCGAGCAGCCGCCTCGGCACCGGGAGCACAAAAAACACAAGCACCggagcagcggcggcggcagcagcggtgGCGAACGACGAAAGCGGAGCCGGGAGCGTGGGAGCGAGCGCGGGAGCGGGCGGCGCGGGGCCGAAGCGGAGGCCCGCAGCAGCACGCACGGGCGGGAGCGTAGCCAGACAGAGCCCTCCGAGCGCCGCGTGAAGCGGGAGAAGCGAGATGAAGGCTACGAGGCCg CTGCCAGCTCCAAGACTAGCTCGGGCGATGCCTCGTCACTCAGCATCGAGGAGACCAA TAAACTCCGGGCAAAGTTGGGGCTGAAACCCTTGGAAGTCAATGCCGTCAAGAAGG AGGCGGGCACCAAGGAGGAGCCCGTGACTGCCGATGTCATCAACCCCATGGCCTTGCGACAGCGAGAAGAACTCCGAGAGAAGCTGGCGGCTGCCAAAGAAAAGCGCCTCCTCAACCAGAAGCTGGG GAAGATAAAGACTCTGGGGGAGGATGACCCCTGGCTGGACGACACTGCAGCCTGGATCGAGAGGAGCCGGCAGCTTCAGAAGGAGAAGGACCTGGCAGAGAAGAGG GCCAAGCTGCTGGAGgagatggaccaggagtttggtgTCAGCACCCTGGTGGAGGAAGAGTTCGAGCAGAGGCGGCAG GACCTGTACAGCGCCCGGGACCTGCAGGGCCTCACCGTGGAGCACGCCATCGACGCCTTCCGAGAGGGGGAGACGGTGATCCTCACCCTCAAGGACAAAG GGgtgctgcaggaggaggaggacgtgCTGGTGAACGTGAACCTGCTAGACAAGGAGCGGGCGGAGAAAAACGTGGAGCTGCGCAAGAGGAAGCCCGACTACTCGCCGTACGCGGAGAACGAGAGCGTGGACGACTTGGCCCAG CAGAAACCCCGCTCTATCCTGTCCAAGTACGACGAGGAGCTCGAGGGCGAGCGGCCGCAGTCCTTCCGGCTGGAGCAGGGCGGCGTGGCCGACGGCCTCCGGGAACGGGAGCTGGAAGAGATCCGGGCCAAGCTGCGGCTGCAGGCTCAGTCCCTGAGCTCGGTTGGGCCACGGCTCGCCTCTGAGTACCTCACGCCAGAGGAGATG GTGACTTTTAAAAAGACCAAGCGGAGGGTGAAGAAGATCCgcaagaaggagaaggaggtggTGGTGCGGGCCGACGACCTGCTGCCTCTCGGGGACCAGACTCAGGACGGGGACTTCGGCTCCAG GCTGCGGGGCCGGGGTCGGCGCCGAGTGCCCGAGGCGGACgaggaggcccaggaggaggaggagaaggagccgGTGCCTCTGCCCCCGCAGTCAGATGACACCCGTGTGGAGAACATGGACATCAGCGACGAGG AGGAGGGCGGAGCCCCGCGATCCGGGTCCCCAGAGGTGCTGGAGGAGGACGAAGCCGAGCTGgagctgcagaagcagctggagAAGGGGCGCCGGctgcggcagctgcagcagctgcggGACAGCGGTGAGAAG GTGGTGGAGATCGTGAAGAGGCTGGAGTCTCGCCagcggggctgggaggaggaggaggacccgGAGCGGAAGGGGGCCATCGTGTTCAACGCCACGTCCGAGTTCTGCCGCACCCTGGGGGAGATCCCTACCTACGGGCTGGCCGGCAAccgggaggagcaggaggagctcATG GACTTTGAACGGGACGAGGAGCGCTCGGCCAACGGCGGCTCCGAGTCCGACGGGGAGGAGAACATTGGCTGGAGCACAGTCAACCTGGacgaggagaagcagcagcaagaT TTCTCTGCCTCTTCCACCACCATCCTGGATGAGGAGCCCATCGTGAATAGAGGGCTGGCAGCTGCCCTGCTTCTGTGTCAGAACAAAG gGCTGCTGGAGACGACGGTGCAGAAGGTGGCCCGGGTGAAGGCGCCCAACAAGTCCCTGCCGTCGGCCGTGTACTGCATCGAGGACAAGAT GGCCATCGACGACAAGTACAGCCGGCGGGAGGAGTACCGCGGCTTCACGCAGGACTTCAAGGAGAAGGACGGCTACAAGCCCGATGTCAAGATCGAGTACGTGGACGAGACGGGCCGGAAGCTCACAcccaaggag GCCTTCCGGCAGCTGTCCCACCGCTTCCACGGGAAGGGCTCAGGCAAGATGAAGACGGAGCGGCGGATGAAGAAGCTGGACGAGGAGGCG CTCCTGAAGAAGATGAGCTCGAGCGACACGCCCCTGGGCACCGTGGCTTTGCTGCAGGAGAAGCAGAAGGCCCAGAAGACGCCGTACATCGTGCTCAGCGGCAGCGGCAAGAGCATGAACGC GAACACCATCACCAAGTGA
- the SART1 gene encoding U4/U6.U5 tri-snRNP-associated protein 1 isoform X2, translating into MGSSKKHRGEKEAAGTTAGASTGSATEQPPRHREHKKHKHRSSGGGSSGGERRKRSRERGSERGSGRRGAEAEARSSTHGRERSQTEPSERRVKREKRDEGYEAAASSKTSSGDASSLSIEETNKLRAKLGLKPLEVNAVKKEAGTKEEPVTADVINPMALRQREELREKLAAAKEKRLLNQKLGKIKTLGEDDPWLDDTAAWIERSRQLQKEKDLAEKRAKLLEEMDQEFGVSTLVEEEFEQRRQDLYSARDLQGLTVEHAIDAFREGETVILTLKDKGVLQEEEDVLVNVNLLDKERAEKNVELRKRKPDYSPYAENESVDDLAQKPRSILSKYDEELEGERPQSFRLEQGGVADGLRERELEEIRAKLRLQAQSLSSVGPRLASEYLTPEEMVTFKKTKRRVKKIRKKEKEVVVRADDLLPLGDQTQDGDFGSRLRGRGRRRVPEADEEAQEEEEKEPVPLPPQSDDTRVENMDISDEEEGGAPRSGSPEVLEEDEAELELQKQLEKGRRLRQLQQLRDSGEKVVEIVKRLESRQRGWEEEEDPERKGAIVFNATSEFCRTLGEIPTYGLAGNREEQEELMDFERDEERSANGGSESDGEENIGWSTVNLDEEKQQQDFSASSTTILDEEPIVNRGLAAALLLCQNKGLLETTVQKVARVKAPNKSLPSAVYCIEDKMAIDDKYSRREEYRGFTQDFKEKDGYKPDVKIEYVDETGRKLTPKEAFRQLSHRFHGKGSGKMKTERRMKKLDEEALLKKMSSSDTPLGTVALLQEKQKAQKTPYIVLSGSGKSMNANTITK; encoded by the exons ATGGGGTCGTCAAAGAAGCACCGCGGGGAGAAGGAGGCGGCCGGGACTACGGCAGGAGCGAGCACCGGGAGCGCCACCGAGCAGCCGCCTCGGCACCGGGAGCACAAAAAACACAAGCACCggagcagcggcggcggcagcagcggtgGCGAACGACGAAAGCGGAGCCGGGAGCGTGGGAGCGAGCGCGGGAGCGGGCGGCGCGGGGCCGAAGCGGAGGCCCGCAGCAGCACGCACGGGCGGGAGCGTAGCCAGACAGAGCCCTCCGAGCGCCGCGTGAAGCGGGAGAAGCGAGATGAAGGCTACGAGGCCg CTGCCAGCTCCAAGACTAGCTCGGGCGATGCCTCGTCACTCAGCATCGAGGAGACCAA TAAACTCCGGGCAAAGTTGGGGCTGAAACCCTTGGAAGTCAATGCCGTCAAGAAGG AGGCGGGCACCAAGGAGGAGCCCGTGACTGCCGATGTCATCAACCCCATGGCCTTGCGACAGCGAGAAGAACTCCGAGAGAAGCTGGCGGCTGCCAAAGAAAAGCGCCTCCTCAACCAGAAGCTGGG GAAGATAAAGACTCTGGGGGAGGATGACCCCTGGCTGGACGACACTGCAGCCTGGATCGAGAGGAGCCGGCAGCTTCAGAAGGAGAAGGACCTGGCAGAGAAGAGG GCCAAGCTGCTGGAGgagatggaccaggagtttggtgTCAGCACCCTGGTGGAGGAAGAGTTCGAGCAGAGGCGGCAG GACCTGTACAGCGCCCGGGACCTGCAGGGCCTCACCGTGGAGCACGCCATCGACGCCTTCCGAGAGGGGGAGACGGTGATCCTCACCCTCAAGGACAAAG GGgtgctgcaggaggaggaggacgtgCTGGTGAACGTGAACCTGCTAGACAAGGAGCGGGCGGAGAAAAACGTGGAGCTGCGCAAGAGGAAGCCCGACTACTCGCCGTACGCGGAGAACGAGAGCGTGGACGACTTGGCCCAG AAACCCCGCTCTATCCTGTCCAAGTACGACGAGGAGCTCGAGGGCGAGCGGCCGCAGTCCTTCCGGCTGGAGCAGGGCGGCGTGGCCGACGGCCTCCGGGAACGGGAGCTGGAAGAGATCCGGGCCAAGCTGCGGCTGCAGGCTCAGTCCCTGAGCTCGGTTGGGCCACGGCTCGCCTCTGAGTACCTCACGCCAGAGGAGATG GTGACTTTTAAAAAGACCAAGCGGAGGGTGAAGAAGATCCgcaagaaggagaaggaggtggTGGTGCGGGCCGACGACCTGCTGCCTCTCGGGGACCAGACTCAGGACGGGGACTTCGGCTCCAG GCTGCGGGGCCGGGGTCGGCGCCGAGTGCCCGAGGCGGACgaggaggcccaggaggaggaggagaaggagccgGTGCCTCTGCCCCCGCAGTCAGATGACACCCGTGTGGAGAACATGGACATCAGCGACGAGG AGGAGGGCGGAGCCCCGCGATCCGGGTCCCCAGAGGTGCTGGAGGAGGACGAAGCCGAGCTGgagctgcagaagcagctggagAAGGGGCGCCGGctgcggcagctgcagcagctgcggGACAGCGGTGAGAAG GTGGTGGAGATCGTGAAGAGGCTGGAGTCTCGCCagcggggctgggaggaggaggaggacccgGAGCGGAAGGGGGCCATCGTGTTCAACGCCACGTCCGAGTTCTGCCGCACCCTGGGGGAGATCCCTACCTACGGGCTGGCCGGCAAccgggaggagcaggaggagctcATG GACTTTGAACGGGACGAGGAGCGCTCGGCCAACGGCGGCTCCGAGTCCGACGGGGAGGAGAACATTGGCTGGAGCACAGTCAACCTGGacgaggagaagcagcagcaagaT TTCTCTGCCTCTTCCACCACCATCCTGGATGAGGAGCCCATCGTGAATAGAGGGCTGGCAGCTGCCCTGCTTCTGTGTCAGAACAAAG gGCTGCTGGAGACGACGGTGCAGAAGGTGGCCCGGGTGAAGGCGCCCAACAAGTCCCTGCCGTCGGCCGTGTACTGCATCGAGGACAAGAT GGCCATCGACGACAAGTACAGCCGGCGGGAGGAGTACCGCGGCTTCACGCAGGACTTCAAGGAGAAGGACGGCTACAAGCCCGATGTCAAGATCGAGTACGTGGACGAGACGGGCCGGAAGCTCACAcccaaggag GCCTTCCGGCAGCTGTCCCACCGCTTCCACGGGAAGGGCTCAGGCAAGATGAAGACGGAGCGGCGGATGAAGAAGCTGGACGAGGAGGCG CTCCTGAAGAAGATGAGCTCGAGCGACACGCCCCTGGGCACCGTGGCTTTGCTGCAGGAGAAGCAGAAGGCCCAGAAGACGCCGTACATCGTGCTCAGCGGCAGCGGCAAGAGCATGAACGC GAACACCATCACCAAGTGA